The following nucleotide sequence is from Ahniella affigens.
TTGAAAAATGGACATCGTGTATTCGCCCGCACCAGACTTCGCGAGTCCGACTGGCAGAAAACCGGCAGCAGTAATCAAGGTGCCCGTGAGCATCGGAAAAGCAGTTGCACGGTAGGCGTAACTCGCTGCGCGCATGCGATCCCAGCCTTGCTCAAGCTTCAAGGCCATCATTTCCACAGCGATGATTGCATCGTCGACCAGCAAGCCGAGCGCAATGATCAACGCGCCGAGCGAGATTCGCTGCAGGTCTATGTCTAGGGCGTACATGCAGAGAAAAGTGATTGCCAGCACCAATGGAATCGACAGCGCGACGACCACGCCGCTTCGCCAGCCGAGGGAAAGGAAACTGACTAGCAGGACGATCGCGATCGCTTCGAACAGACTCTTGGTGAATTCGTGCACGGAGTCCGCAACGACTTTGGGTTGGTTCGATACCGCATCGATGTCGACACCGATTGGCAGCGCTGCCCGAATGCGGCGCACCGTTGTCTCCAGCGATTGCCCCAGGCGAATGACATCGCCACCCTCGCGCATCGCGATGGCCAGTCCGATCGCGCTTCGTCCATTGAAGCGCATTCGACTACTGGGAGGGTCGATCAATCCACGGCGAATGCTGGCGATGTCGCCCAAACGCAGCGAGCGGCCGTTGGCTTGAATGCCGATTTCGGCAATGGCCGCGACCGTGTCAAATTCGCCAGACGTGCGCAGCATCACCCGCTGCGGCCCAGCTTCAACGATTCCGGCCGGCGTCACCACATTGGCGCTTCGCAGCGTGTCTTCGATCAAACGCGGGTCGATGCCCAGCGAGGACAAGCGAGCTGATGACGTTTCGACGTAGATCACTTCGTCTTGAACACCGAGATACTGCACCTTGCTGACATCCGGAATGCGCAGAAATTCGTCACGAGCGAGATCTGCGAACCGTTTCAGCTCGGCATCGTCAAAGCCATCGCCGGTAAAGGCGTACAGATTTCCGAAAGTGTCGCCAAACTCATCATTGTAGAAGGGGCCCTGCACGCCAGTCGGCAGTTGGCCTTTCATGTCATCGAGCTTCTTGCGGACCCGGTACCAGATGTCGGCAACGCGATGTCCGGGCACGGATTCGCGCAGCGAAATAGTCAATTGCGCGACTCCCGGTTTGGCGTAGCTGGTGACATAGTCGATCTCGGCGATTTCCTGCAGCGTGCGCTCAATTCGGTCATTGACTTGCAAGGCGACGACATCGGCACGTGCGCCGGGCCAATTCGCCCGGACCACCATCGCCTTGACTGTAAAACTCGGGTCTTCGGCCTGGCCTAGGTGCCAATACGACAATACGCCAGCACCCGAGCACAGTAGAATCAAGAACAGGACAAAGGACTGATGGGTCAGCGCCCAACGCGAGAGATTGAACGTGCTCATGATTCTGTCACCGCAGCGCGGGACTCGCTGGCAAGTCGTACACGCTGACTTTCATGAAGTCGATGCACGCCAGCTGTCACAACGGTCTCACCGTCCTTGAGCCCCGAGCGAATCAGCACGCCATTGCGGTCGACCCGCACCACGCTGACACTTCGCGCGTGCACACGGCCATCGGTTGAGTCTCGTATCCAAACCGAATGCCCACCGCTTTTGCTGACCAGTGCTGACAGGGGAACCCGCCGGAGGCTGCCGTCAGTCGGTAGTTGCACCAAGAGTTTGCCGGTCATGCCGAGGCGTACATCCGAATCGTCGGTGAGCACGCTGATGCGCGCCGAATAGGTACGGGTAACTGAGTCGGTGTCCGGTGCCAGCTCACGCAGTTTTCCGGGGTAGGTTTGCCCAGGTTTTGCCCATAGGGTCACCTCTAAGCCGCTCGCGCGATGCAGTTCATCGACTCGCGATTCCGGCACGCTGACCACCAGCTCCCGAGCGCCGTTTTCAGCAACACGAATCAGGACCTGACCGGCCTGCACGACCTGCCCAACTTCGACATCGATGGCCGTGATCACCCCTGCACAGGTCGACATTAGACGGCTATAGCGGGCTTGGTTCTGGGCCAGCCGATAGTTTGCGTCTGCCGCCTCGAGTGCCTCGTTGCTAGTCTCCAGGTTCAAGCGCGCCTGTTCGTAATCATGTCGGGGCAAGTAGCGCTTGTCGACCAGCCGCTCGAAGCGTGCGAGATCCAACACGGCCTGTTGTTGCTGGCGCTTTGCAGATTGCCACTGGCTATAGGCGGCCTTGGCATTCAGTTCGTGATCACTTGGGTCCAATCGGAGCAACGGATCACCGACCTTGATGGCATCGCCAACCTCCACCAGCCGCGCCTGGACGCGGCCGGAGACCAGAAATCCCAACGCGATTTCGCGGCGGGCGCGAATGTCGCCGGCGTAGACGGCTGATGCCGGGTGCGAATCGGCGCCTATTGTTATGGTTTGAACACTGCGCTCTTGTTCCGGTGCCGGTTCTTGGCGGGAGCATGCTACGAGCATTGAAATGGCAACGAGTACCCAAGGCGCCCGACTCGATAGCAGGCGACGAGGCGATTGCAGCAATGGCAGCAATGGCAGCGCGCTCATGGCGCCGACCCTTGCTTTGTGCCTGGATTGGCCGGGTTCTTACGCCAG
It contains:
- a CDS encoding efflux RND transporter periplasmic adaptor subunit → MSALPLLPLLQSPRRLLSSRAPWVLVAISMLVACSRQEPAPEQERSVQTITIGADSHPASAVYAGDIRARREIALGFLVSGRVQARLVEVGDAIKVGDPLLRLDPSDHELNAKAAYSQWQSAKRQQQQAVLDLARFERLVDKRYLPRHDYEQARLNLETSNEALEAADANYRLAQNQARYSRLMSTCAGVITAIDVEVGQVVQAGQVLIRVAENGARELVVSVPESRVDELHRASGLEVTLWAKPGQTYPGKLRELAPDTDSVTRTYSARISVLTDDSDVRLGMTGKLLVQLPTDGSLRRVPLSALVSKSGGHSVWIRDSTDGRVHARSVSVVRVDRNGVLIRSGLKDGETVVTAGVHRLHESQRVRLASESRAAVTES